CGCGCCTAGCGCCTCGAAGAACCCCGGTGACGCGACGCGATACCGCGCTCGCGGCGTCGACTCGCTGCTCAGATCCGTGCCAGGCAGTCCGAAAGGTGCAGACCAGGTTCCCCCGAAGCCGGTGAAGGGCAGGGCAGGCGATAGCCCCGCGGCTGTCACACCTGGCACTTTGGCGACGCGCTCGAGCACGTCGTCGAAGAAGGCCTGCCTCCGGCCGAGCTCACGGTAGGTGAAGAAGGGAAGCGCCAACTCCAACGCGACCGCGCCTTCCGCATCGTAGCCCGGGTCCACAGCGCCCAGCTTGGCGAAGCTGCGGACCAGAAGACCGGCTCCCGTCACCAGCATCAGCGACAGCGCGAGTTCACCCACGATGACCGCGTGCCGGAGCCGGTGCGAACGGGCACCGACAGTCCGCCGGCTGGAGAGGACGGCACTGCTGCCCAGATCGCCGAGCGTTGCCAGAGGAGCGAGCCCGAAGCCGAGCGCCGCTGCGACGGTGACGGCAAGCGTGAACAGCAGTACGGTGCCGTCCAGGGACACGGCTTCGAGGCGAGGGAGGTCGGTCGGCGCCAACGACAGCAGCGTGTTGAGTCCCACGGCGGCCAGGATCAGGCCAGCGATGGTCCCCAGGCCGGCGAAAACCAGACCCTCGGTGAGGAGCGAGCGCACCATACGCCCCCGACTTACACCAAGCGCCACTCGCACCGCGAAGTCCTGCTGACGGGCCGCAGCGCGCACCAGTTGGAGGTTCGCTACGTTCAACACCGCGATGAGGAGCACCATGGCGACCGCACCGAACAACACCCACAACACCGGCCGCGCATTCGCGACCACTCCGTCGAACAGGGGCTCGACGACGACCTCGGTTCCAAACCGGGCATGGGCGGCGTGGGTCTCCACCAACGCCTCCGCCACCGTGCTCAGCTCGGCGCGCGCTTGTTCGAGCGTGGCCCCGTCCGCCAACCGGGCCAGTGCCAACCCTCCGCCTCCGGCACGGGCACCCTCGGTCATGGGAATGGGGAGGTAGCCGTAGGCATCGATGCGCGCTGGGATGCCACCGTCCGGCGGGGCGTGAACGCGGAAGCCTTCTTCCAGCACCCCGACCACATTCATGCGCGTGCCGTTGATCGTGACAACCTTGCCGATCATCTCCGGATCGGACCCGAAGCGGCCTTCCCACATCGCGTGCGACAGGAGCACGGGCATCGGAGGCGGGGCGAAGGTGGGGTCCTCCATTTGCGCGCGGGTTCGCGGCGTCCAGTCGGAGGGTTCGAGCAGTCGACCCAGCGCAGTGCCGGGCCGCAGCACATCGAAGAACCCGGGCGTGACCCATCCGATGGTGACGCGGGCGGCCCCTTGATCGTCGTTGAGGTTGGTTTCCAGCGTGCCGATGCTACCGAG
The Gemmatimonadota bacterium DNA segment above includes these coding regions:
- a CDS encoding ABC transporter permease; translated protein: MTTSERLFGVLLRAFPSDIRGQHEDEMRETFRLLLETRQGRVTRLRFVARVCLDTVRQGLAERMRRIMRREEGRFGVAVRQGIKTTGGGGMWWSDVLDDVKVAWRGLVRAPMAGTVLILTLALGIGANAAVFSVLRGVLLRPLPYEQPEELLTLRHRFRNVPTVELQGIPGPDLLDYQAGTPSLESLGSIGTLETNLNDDQGAARVTIGWVTPGFFDVLRPGTALGRLLEPSDWTPRTRAQMEDPTFAPPPMPVLLSHAMWEGRFGSDPEMIGKVVTINGTRMNVVGVLEEGFRVHAPPDGGIPARIDAYGYLPIPMTEGARAGGGGLALARLADGATLEQARAELSTVAEALVETHAAHARFGTEVVVEPLFDGVVANARPVLWVLFGAVAMVLLIAVLNVANLQLVRAAARQQDFAVRVALGVSRGRMVRSLLTEGLVFAGLGTIAGLILAAVGLNTLLSLAPTDLPRLEAVSLDGTVLLFTLAVTVAAALGFGLAPLATLGDLGSSAVLSSRRTVGARSHRLRHAVIVGELALSLMLVTGAGLLVRSFAKLGAVDPGYDAEGAVALELALPFFTYRELGRRQAFFDDVLERVAKVPGVTAAGLSPALPFTGFGGTWSAPFGLPGTDLSSESTPRARYRVASPGFFEALGARMVSGRSFERREGGPDKEAVVVIDRRLAESTWPGQDAVGQSLDITIAAYIGQGRQATARVIGIVEPIRFESLTEPDDPLIWIPYNEYGSLEAGIVLRGPGDPILAAAQVRDLIADIDPGTPVYNVRRLSEDLAAATARSRFATLLMSIFALAALVLAGVGLYGVISTSVQRRTQEIGVRLALGARARAIGSMVLKEGTRMALGGIALGLVLSLATAPLLASLLFGVAPTDVPTLLFTTLFLLAVATAAAWIPAMRASKLDPVEALRCE